From Choristoneura fumiferana chromosome 7, NRCan_CFum_1, whole genome shotgun sequence, the proteins below share one genomic window:
- the LOC141429908 gene encoding cilia- and flagella-associated protein 61-like has translation MSIFFDFDVGERGRRFRRAIDADRYEIELFWDRKHTENIFGEVDLGYLIELSPLSICMIDEDKKVIGFMALNDHPNVPSVSPADWELWVRNMFQRYYLSRNTLFIHFMCCAEYVAETFFEEALASVFNNDMYLLQIVLVVPPGSTFDDFSKYQTFRKHTINKITAKRSDDSEIEHYVYVAQRKDFCPKLTVRRAVEEDNDDVVEILDKLCPKLKELYGEYYISEIIGRRPESGRKVIVAQLQERAVGVMCLNSEIDYQNLIKTYDLSSYFGLKKATDFEKEVLKRSNNLVELFADPILLGERSPFDDVPKLSAIQLDGCQRKEKTRRSRKSSGRVNFGENAAMRRSFDHLYFIQQSDEFSDQAFMTSPTPSLIPPNKAVYLEADPFDYEIVNIDYKLLTVPDVASFAQIPENKQKADAERFASSTLNKQRQYQRRQSVLKAANADVKEQVYHGDPNAFMIELYALREDIDERKGYDLLEAAFEIMKDYDYCLIRVPCDGKSIHLLQHFCFVSSKGDVCTEYALYIAHRHSVLGKLRVRKAEVIDVPQIINLIQTLEGKETMWIVENSIMGKKQHQAYVFMSGVTLVGYGIVEPPEQINFIQAKFNLDYYHIGKYHNRGHGASVGFATLKTTLVYPVFETHFRFFLRDMMRLQGCDNLMWLTGYRNKWVIHKANTMAIAMVPLLPRKSESICGLIPQLKNLGVFSRKIMAFNTWFINNKITSITKLNVDARIVVVGAGNTALACLNALLFGAGSPYLTFTNVTLVSPSGLPFIRHCKPHVEMMFLRHRTTTDQFLKSTPYTYYLNVVVGTVVDINKQEKFITLLSGHRCYYDKLLLLFGKQYQHPDYLQSVLERAKNVKSGNIPPYSRLDDPSYREPQINTYYETPDNVFIVNSLTEANKALRFVKNFYYRNSSTEYQVIVYGAYLHAYCCIAALLEMEIPARNITFVEPFPPEDPTKPRIPVFSNIYVDQTMREVLNELGISVYRSYYFQSWNVDMYNMATHVNFLSHFQMVELECSAMFYYGVKGIDANAFQAIHRSGMAYDAGILIDHQFRTNDPSIFAAGPSTRYCPRYFAEFKKQKFYDSYEVGEKLGAEIRNQLDPLFSQKAAESNKSMRSSVRTVSFDSSIDRNSQQSAEDKESFFGSKRETRDKVKCERVPEFVKPIVKQCMLPGGLQYLEVRSPGMKIPHHYIQTLDFNGYILETFQGGYFKLHLTADSIVDGITCLSPESYSIGHFKNLYGKSAVVLNNVHIKFASKRIDNLYEYFNSPGIFFLYHEHVEELFMMAKELLPMGKPDGDTLREALKSVSEQLSDPLCRNDMKLRIRSSFEKSPHVEAITAYVMEWLSENDQLLPMYFQARETAQFTHDLKRNAMFKEKKWSIKQFISQLH, from the exons TGAGCTGTCACCGTTGTCGATTTGTATGATCGATGAAGATAAGAAAGTGATCGGCTTCATGGCCCTGAATGACCATCCAAATGTTCCGAGCGTCTCGCCCGCCGACTGGGAACTTTGGGTCAGGAATATGTTCCA GCGTTACTACTTATCTCGAAACACGCTGTTCATTCACTTCATGTGTTGTGCCGAGTACGTCGCGGAGACATTTTTCGAAGAAGCCTTGGCGTCGGTGTTCAATAACGATATGTATTTACTGCAGATAGTACTCGTTGTGCCTCCTGGTAGTACTTTTG ATGATTTTTCGAAATATCAGACATTCCGTAAACATACTATAAACAAGATTACCGCTAAGAGATCTGACGACAGCGAGATTGAGCATTACGTCTACGTGGCGCAAAGGAAGGACTTTTGCCCGAAGCTAACAGTACGACGAGCTGT TGAAGAAGACAATGACGACGTAGTCGAAATTCTGGATAAGTTGTGTCCAAAATTGAAAGAGCTGTACGGTGAATATTACATCAGTGAAATTATTGGGCGCCGCCCGGAGAGCGGAAGAAAAGTCATCGTTGCCCAG CTTCAAGAGAGAGCGGTCGGAGTAATGTGCCTCAACTCTGAAATAGACTACCAGAATCTCATAAAGACTTATGATCTCAGTTCATATTTTGGACTCAAAAAAGCTACCGATTTTGAGAAGGAAGTACTAAAACGCTCCAATAATTTGGTCGAGTTGTTTGC TGACCCAATATTACTCGGGGAACGTAGCCCTTTTGATGACGTCCCAAAGTTGTCAGCAATACAACTAGACGGATGT CAGCGAAAAGAAAAAACACGGCGTTCCAGAAAATCATCGGGTCGGGTCAACTTCGGAGAGAACGCGGCCATGAGACGCAGCTTCGACCATCTGTATTTTATCCAGCAATCTGATGAGTTTAGTGATCAG GCCTTCATGACGTCACCAACACCGTCGCTGATCCCACCGAACAAGGCGGTATACTTGGAGGCCGACCCATTTGACTACGAAATAGTCAACATCGATTATAAGTTACTGACTGTGCCTGATGTCGCGTCCTTTGCTCAAAT cccagaaaataaacaaaaggcAGATGCTGAAAGGTTCGCATCATCCACACTTAACAAACAGCGGCAGTATCAAA GACGGCAATCAGTGCTTAAAGCGGCAAACGCGGATGTTAAGGAGCAAGTTTACCATGGAGATCCCAATGCCTTCATGATTGAGTTGTATGCTTTACGAGAAGATATCGATGAAAG GAAAGGTTACGATTTACTGGAAGCAGCTTTTGAAATTATGAAGGACTACGATTACTGCTTGATCCGAGTACCTTGTGATGGCAAATCTATCCATTTACTCCAACATTTTTGC TTTGTGTCCAGCAAAGGGGACGTTTGCACAGAATACGCACTGTACATTGCGCACAGACACTCCGTGTTAGG TAAACTGAGGGTCCGGAAAGCCGAGGTCATTGATGTGCctcaaataataaatttaatacagACCTTGGAAGGTAAAGAAACGATGTGGATAGTTGAGAACAGTATTATGGGGAAGAAGCAACATCAGGCCTATGTGTTTATGAGCGGAGTCACTTTGGTTGGTTACGGGATCGTGGA ACCACCAGAACAAATCAACTTCATCCAAGCAAAATTCAATTTGGATTATTACCACATTGGCAAATATCATAACAGGGGGCATGGAGCTAGCGTAGGCTTTGCTACCCTGAAGACTACCCTGGTGTACCCGGTGTTTGAGACACACTTCAGGTTCTTCCTCAGAGACATGATGAGGCTGCAAGGATGTGACAATCTAATGTGGCTGACGGGTTACAGAAATAAATGG GTAATTCATAAAGCTAACACTATGGCAATAGCCATGGTGCCCCTTCTTCCGAGGAAGTCAGAATCTATCTGCGGTTTAATTCCACAGTTAAAGAATTTGGGAGTATTTTCAAGAAAAAT AATGGCATTCAACACGtggtttattaataataaaattacgaGCATTACGAAGTTGAACGTCGATGCGAGGATCGTGGTGGTCGGTGCTGGGAACACCGCTCTGGCTTGTTTGAACGCTTTGCTATTCGG AGCGGGCTCACCATACCTAACTTTCACCAACGTGACACTAGTATCGCCGTCCGGCTTGCCATTCATCCGCCATTGCAAGCCGCACGTAGAAATGATGTTCCTTAGACACCGAACCACTACCGATCAATTCCTCAAGAGCACGCCTTATACGTACTATCTGAACGTGGTGGTTGGCACTGTGGTAGATATCAACAA GCAAGAAAAATTTATAACGTTATTGAGCGGCCACCGTTGTTATTACGATAAACTGCTCTTGCTATTCGGTAAGCAATACCAGCACCCCGATTACTTGCAGTCAGTGTTGGAACGAGCAAAGAACGTCAA atcTGGCAACATCCCTCCCTATTCTCGTCTAGACGACCCTTCGTACCGCGAGCCGCAAATAAACACGTACTACGAAACGCCTGACAACGTATTCATCGTCAACAGCCTCACTGAAGCGAACAAGGCGCTACGCTTCGTCAAAAACTTCTACTATAGAAATAGTTCGACCGAAT ATCAAGTGATAGTGTACGGAGCTTACTTGCACGCGTATTGCTGTATAGCGGCGTTACTGGAAATGGAAATCCCGGCCCGTAATATCACGTTTGTGGAACCATTCCCGCCCGAGGACCCTACTAAGCCCAGGATTCCTGTGTTCTCTAATATTTAC GTTGACCAAACGATGCGAGAAGTACTTAATGAACTAGGGATATCGGTGTACCGCTCGTACTACTTCCAGTCTTGGAATGTGGACATGTACAACATGGCAACCCACGTTAATTTCCTCTCGCATTTCCAAATGGTTGAACTGGAGTGCTCGGCGATGTTCTACTATGGAGTTAAAGGAATAGACGCCAACGCATTTCAGG CTATCCACAGGAGCGGCATGGCGTACGACGCAGGTATCCTCATTGACCACCAGTTCCGCACCAACGACCCTTCGATCTTCGCCGCAGGACCTTCCACGCGCTACTGCCCTCGGTACTTCGCTGAGTTCAAAAAGCAGAAGTTCTATGATTCGTATGAAGTCGGTGAGAAG CTGGGTGCAGAGATAAGAAATCAGTTGGACCCATTATTTTCCCAAAAAGCCGCCGAATCAAACAAATCTATGCGAAGCTCGGTAAGAACCGTCAGCTTCGATTCCTCGATTGACCGAAACTCTCAGCAATCGGCTGAAGATAAGGAGTCTTTTTTTGGAAgcaa GAGAGAAACTCGCGACAAAGTAAAATGCGAAAGAGTGCCGGAGTTTGTGAAGCCTATCGTAAAGCAATGCATGCTGCCCGGGGGCTTGCAGTATTTGGAAGTGCGCTCGCCAGGGATGAAGATACCGCACCATTACATAcagacgctcgatttcaat GGATACATATTAGAAACGTTCCAGGGCGGTTACTTCAAGCTCCATTTGACCGCGGACTCTATCGTTGATGGTATAACGTGTTTGAGCCCCGAGAGCTACTCGATTGGTCACTTTAAAAATCTCTACGGCAAGTCGGCGGTGGTGCTCAATAACGTCCATATAAAATTTGCC TCTAAGAGGATCGATAATTTATACGAATACTTCAACTCTCCAGGAATATTCTTTTTATATCACGAACACGTAGAAGAGTTATTTATGATGGCGAAGGAACTTCTTCCAATG GGTAAACCGGATGGAGACACGCTAAGAGAAGCATTGAAGTCAGTCAGTGAACAGCTCAGCGATCCG CTCTGCAGGAATGATATGAAGTTGAGGATCCGCTCTAGCTTCGAGAAATCGCCCCACGTGGAGGCCATCACGGCATACGTGATGGAGTGGCTCTCTGAGAACGACCAGCTGCTCCCCATGTACTTCCAAGCGCGGGAGACGGCCCAGTTCACCCACGACTTGAAACGGAACGCCATGTTCAAAGAAAAGAAGTGGAGCATCAAGCAGTTTATTTCTCAGTTGCAttga
- the LOC141429601 gene encoding uncharacterized protein yields MAEEPMQGCGQKPLQLNELLIKNVNTWGNVQYNIPLRLSSNETRTGTNIAMRHIPNIPHSLDCKIDDPLPERVCGRDMVVAKETYRTTTGEYCVKPNPNKAMERADCSINCRRVIFMTGVEKRLQGKTITQPTMISETKDTYRGIAKSPLMPPAVTVRSPDPEYIFDVVAAGRNEAPAISDSANGFRKLMDPYLSSYRATYKPFSVEDQYGIGAKDQITFYSEFDTPKVRGFGPRHKEIWMPLTAKVHRAVYDRIHVKKECHEVAACHNPVNNIKGVFQSETKKKFQVPFALSPLASWSHGEVFDLAPFPPNPYQTNIAPFMYCSDYCHISQGTPPYTVIDQFSHRKPHKPCKQRYIVSRDFEP; encoded by the exons atgGCAGAGGAACCCATGCAGGGCTGTGGGCAAAAGCCTTTGCAGCTTAATGAGCTGTTGATCAAAAATGTGAACACTTGGGGCAACGTGCAGTATAATATACCTCTGCGACTCTCTAGCAATGAAACAAGGACTGGGACAAATATTGCCATGAGGCATATACCTAACATACCGCATAGCTTGGACTGC AAAATCGACGATCCCTTGCCAGAGCGCGTATGCGGCCGAGATATGGTGGTCGCAAAGGAGACTTACCGGACCACCACGGGAGAGTACTGCGTCAAACCAAATCCCAATAAGGCCATGGAACGGGCGGATTGCTCTATCAACTGCCGTCGGGTTATCTTCATGACTGGAGTTGAAAAGAGG ttaCAAGGGAAGACCATAACCCAGCCCACAATGATATCGGAGACGAAGGACACGTACAGAGGCATCGCCAAATCACCGCTAATGCCTCCCGCTGTCACTGTCAGATCACCGGATCCGGAATATATATTCGAT GTGGTAGCTGCGGGAAGGAACGAAGCTCCTGCTATATCGGATAGCGCGAATGGTTTTCGCAAACTGATGGACCCCTACCTGTCGTCCTACAGGGCAACATACAAGCCTTTCTCTGTTGAAGACCAGTACGGCATCGGGGCTAAAGATCAAATCACCTTCTATTCAGAGTTTGATACCCCCAAG GTGCGAGGATTTGGCCCCAGACACAAGGAGATCTGGATGCCGCTAACAGCCAAAGTGCACCGAGCTGTGTACGACAGAATACACGTCAAGAAGGAATGTCATGAAGTTGCCGCGTGTCACAATCCCGTCAACAATATCAAGGG gGTATTCCAGTCGGAAACCAAAAAGAAGTTCCAAGTGCCTTTCGCGCTATCTCCGCTCGCCTCCTGGAGTCATGGAGAGGTGTTTGACCTGGCCCCGTTCCCGCCTAACCCTTACCAAACCAACATCGCCCCATTTATGTACTGCTCCGACTACTGCCATATCTCCCAAGGAACACCCCCGTACACTGTCATTGATCAGTTCAGCCATCGAAAACCCCACAAACCTTGCAAGCAAAGATACATCGTTTCTAGGGATTTTGAACCATag
- the LOC141429598 gene encoding uncharacterized protein, which yields MSAQTMRLLSTTSEQNVSTRNKTYFAYVCLVGNIKPGENSTADYGANSSKRAYLLADDETEGVDLNEDDSAIAVERSKALHELIERRCREDSDDDNKDRVKLNPSQTDESSDTENNNYNNPNILKLTKMKWLTESHNGSPDASLTSLSPVESNTSLESDDINKTNNSDRFLDTILRLDKEHNMFGLSNITIVGARPSKKIRKDEDKAVFHQTAIVQICCYKQCCRHKSNTDLPSSLKCGGCRLCCFDPVCPTCPPPGPPCGSCKSYCPAPEIPFPCPSKCQMSNGFGLQIKVVKKPKYEPTYVELTPRSSCVLQKPFAARSCHHFPRCMPPSSCFPYLMPCFWPARPSAPCSEPAHCFHNPPCPAARKPKTCIHPDEKCPTDHYCEDSSKKTKCTNLSCIGYNNEALKKEMASRF from the exons ATGTCTGCGCAAACGATGAGGCTTTTAAGCACCACCTCGGAACAAAATGTATCCACCCGGAACAAAACCTATTTTGCTTATGTTTGTCTCGTCGGAAATATAAAGCCGGGTGAAAATTCAACTGCAGACTACGGAGCTAACTCCAGCAAGCGAGCATACCTTCTGGCAGATGATGAAACCGAAGGg GTGGACCTAAACGAAGATGACTCCGCAATCGCGGTAGAAAGATCTAAAGCACTCCATGAACTGATCGAGCGGAGATGTCGAGAAGATTCAGACGATGATAATAAAGACAGAGTAAAActaaat cCATCGCAGACAGACGAAAGCagtgatacagaaaacaataattataataacccAAACATTCTTAAACTAACCAAGATGAAGTGGCTTACTGAGAGCCATAATGGATCACCTGACGCTAG CCTTACATCACTGTCACCCGTTGAATCCAACACAAGCTTAGAGTCCGACGATATAAATAAGACCAATAACAGTGACAGATTTTTGGACACTATACTTCGCTTGGATAAAGAACACAACATGTTCGGACTGTCGAACATAACCATCGTTGGAGCGAGGCCATCGAAAAAAATACGCAAAGACGAGGACAAGGCGGTTTTCCATCAGACGGCAATCGTTCAGATTTGTTGTTACAAACAATGTTGCAGACATAAG AGTAATACCGACTTGCCGTCTTCGTTAAAA TGTGGCGGATGTCGTTTGTGCTGCTTCGATCCAGTTTGTCCTACTTGTCCACCACCAGGCCCTCCTTGCGGATCTTGC AAATCTTACTGTCCAGCACCTGAG ATACCATTTCCCTGTCCTTCAAAATGTCAGATGTCAAATGGCTTTGGGCTACAG ATTAAAGTCGTCAAGAAACCTAAATACGAGCCAACTTAT GTGGAGTTAACACCGCGGTCAAGTTGTGTGCTtcaaaag CCGTTCGCCGCGCGTTCCTGCCACCACTTCCCCCGTTGCATGCCCCCGTCCTCCTGCTTCCCTTACCTCATGCCGTGCTTCTGGCCAGCGCGTCCCTCCGCGCCTTGCAGCGAGCCGGCGCACTGCTTCCACAACCCTCCGTGTCCTGCGGCCAGGAAACCCAAGACTTGCATACACCCGGATGAGAAATGTCCAACG gatcaCTATTGCGAAGACTCTTCCAAGAAAACAAAGTGTACCAACTTGTCTTGCATAGGG TACAACAATGAAGCCTTAAAGAAAGAAATGGCATCAAGATTTTAA